The Candidatus Edwardsbacteria bacterium genome has a segment encoding these proteins:
- the mreD gene encoding rod shape-determining protein MreD, which yields MIKTFKILWLIWLAVFLQSSVINIISPWGLIPNFMVMVIALAGLSQGVSSGVWTGLLVGFLADCYHPSTMGLSAFGGTVVGYLTGMARDRIYREQLISQAALTAALALVYQLFVFFGRDGGALSSYPGYFIRFGLGGAVLTALIAALILPALERWTYGKR from the coding sequence ATGATCAAGACCTTTAAAATTCTGTGGTTGATATGGCTGGCAGTATTCCTGCAGAGCTCGGTGATAAACATCATCAGTCCCTGGGGGCTGATCCCCAACTTCATGGTGATGGTGATCGCCCTGGCCGGACTGAGTCAGGGGGTGTCGTCCGGGGTGTGGACCGGGCTGCTGGTGGGGTTTCTGGCTGACTGCTATCACCCCTCCACCATGGGGTTGTCCGCTTTCGGGGGGACCGTGGTCGGTTATCTTACCGGAATGGCCCGGGACAGGATCTATCGGGAGCAGCTCATAAGCCAGGCGGCCTTGACCGCGGCGCTGGCGCTGGTGTATCAGCTGTTCGTGTTTTTCGGGAGGGATGGTGGGGCGCTCTCCTCCTATCCCGGTTATTTTATCCGATTCGGCCTGGGTGGCGCCGTCCTCACCGCTCTGATCGCGGCCCTGATCCTGCCGGCCCTGGAACGCTGGACCTACGGAAAAAGGTAG
- the mrdA gene encoding penicillin-binding protein 2 — protein sequence MAQDYKNSSRAAAALIFWMAALSVLLIRTAQLQILEGSRYKNYARQNRVRKVAIPAARGLIFSRDSVIIAESKPAFNLVLVAVRDWGPAVITASRLLGLDSSWVKQEINSQRRSYPKDPVSIVRNLSPAQVAVIEEHSDQLPGLRLATESRRKAPYGSYASHLIGYTSELNSREYERLRERGYRLGDFLGKAGLEKQYEDLLRGSDGCEFVEVDAKGREQGNIPDLERLEPVPGANLYLTIDWRLQQLAESLFVGGMQGSAVALDPRTGQILALVSSPNFNPDLFSTGISAQDWDRLANDPSFPLWDRAIRSVYPPGSTFKVFTAAAALDGGLIDEKKLLPKACHGAMRIGNRVFRCWKPSGHGSLNLHEAIVQSCDVYFYQLGQMLGVQGISDLCLKVGLGSRTGIDLPQEVPGLVPTISWYEKRLGRGSWGGGVPANLSIGQGELLVTPLQLAVMYGAVGNNGRLFQPHLILKTEDYQGELLEKEKLASHQLGISSHTIAIIKQALAGVVNQPGGTGGSARIYGVEVAGKTGTAQNPHGDDHSWFVAFAPKDDPVISVAVLVENAGHGSAVAAPLAGKLIRQYLAQQGITKDDNLKVAAAP from the coding sequence ATGGCGCAGGATTACAAGAACAGCTCCCGGGCGGCGGCGGCCCTGATCTTCTGGATGGCGGCCCTGTCGGTACTGCTGATCCGGACCGCCCAGCTCCAGATACTGGAAGGGTCCAGGTATAAGAATTATGCCCGGCAGAACCGGGTCCGCAAGGTGGCCATCCCGGCCGCCCGGGGATTGATATTCTCCCGGGACAGCGTCATCATTGCCGAGAGCAAACCGGCCTTCAACCTGGTGCTGGTGGCGGTCAGGGACTGGGGGCCGGCGGTGATAACCGCCTCACGGCTCCTGGGGCTGGACAGCAGCTGGGTCAAGCAGGAGATAAACAGCCAAAGGCGCTCCTATCCCAAGGATCCGGTGTCCATCGTCCGGAACCTTTCCCCGGCACAGGTGGCCGTGATCGAGGAGCATTCCGACCAGCTGCCGGGGCTGCGGCTGGCCACCGAATCCCGGCGCAAGGCGCCCTACGGCAGCTATGCCAGCCACCTGATAGGCTACACTTCGGAACTTAATTCCAGGGAATATGAAAGACTGAGGGAACGGGGCTATCGGTTGGGGGATTTCCTGGGCAAGGCCGGGTTGGAGAAACAGTACGAGGATCTGCTGCGGGGCAGCGACGGCTGCGAATTCGTGGAGGTCGACGCCAAGGGGCGGGAGCAGGGGAACATTCCCGACCTGGAGCGGCTGGAGCCGGTGCCCGGGGCCAATCTTTACCTGACCATCGACTGGAGGCTGCAGCAGCTGGCCGAGAGCCTTTTTGTCGGCGGGATGCAGGGATCGGCGGTGGCGCTGGACCCCCGGACCGGCCAGATACTGGCCCTGGTCAGCAGCCCCAATTTCAATCCCGATCTTTTTTCCACCGGCATCAGCGCCCAGGATTGGGACCGGCTGGCCAACGACCCCTCCTTTCCCCTTTGGGACCGGGCCATCCGCAGCGTCTATCCTCCGGGCTCGACCTTCAAGGTCTTCACCGCGGCCGCGGCGCTGGACGGCGGCCTGATCGATGAAAAAAAACTGCTGCCCAAGGCCTGTCACGGAGCCATGAGGATAGGCAACCGGGTTTTCAGATGCTGGAAGCCTTCGGGCCACGGCTCGCTCAATCTGCATGAGGCCATCGTCCAGTCCTGCGACGTATATTTCTATCAACTGGGGCAGATGCTGGGGGTCCAGGGCATCTCCGACCTGTGCCTCAAGGTCGGCCTGGGATCGAGGACCGGCATCGACCTGCCCCAGGAGGTTCCCGGGCTGGTGCCCACCATCAGCTGGTACGAAAAACGGCTGGGCAGGGGAAGCTGGGGCGGCGGGGTCCCGGCCAATCTGTCCATCGGGCAGGGGGAGCTGCTGGTCACTCCTTTGCAGCTGGCGGTCATGTACGGGGCCGTCGGAAACAACGGAAGGCTTTTTCAGCCTCACCTGATCCTGAAGACCGAGGATTACCAAGGGGAATTGTTGGAAAAGGAAAAATTGGCAAGCCATCAGCTGGGCATTTCCTCCCACACCATAGCCATAATCAAGCAGGCCCTGGCCGGGGTGGTCAATCAGCCCGGCGGCACCGGCGGCTCGGCCAGGATATACGGGGTCGAGGTGGCCGGGAAGACCGGCACCGCCCAGAATCCCCACGGGGATGACCATTCCTGGTTCGTGGCCTTTGCCCCCAAGGATGATCCGGTGATCTCGGTGGCGGTGCTGGTGGAGAATGCCGGGCACGGGTCGGCGGTGGCCGCGCCGTTGGCCGGCAAACTGATCAGGCAGTACCTGGCGCAGCAGGGCATAACCAAGGATGACAATCTAAAAGTGGCGGCGGCCCCATGA
- the rodA gene encoding rod shape-determining protein RodA, which translates to MKLFGFHSSRDFDIQLLAAVLILVCIGILAVYSATQTDQPGFEGIWLKQLVSLAIGLAALLVAVIIPYRYLEAFAWPIYGLSLVLLVVVLLGPKHMNTHRWIRLGGQMFQPSEIAKMATIFALAKLIYRKDLGRAGFLGILLPLAIVVVPLGLVLVEPDLGTSLSFGALFIAMIFWQGYPVKNILYLLSPILSMVAVFSMPSWIGFMILLLLSFWFFRMKFKHASWILVLNTVIGSITPFLWQGLKDYQRMRVMIFLNPGIDPRGAGWHVLQSKIAVGSGGFWGQGFLEGTQKKLSFLPEQHTDFIFATFGEEFGFIGCFILLLLFFWLVYRGIVIARQARNRFAGLSAVGILSVLGYHVILNIGMALGILPVTGIPLPFLSFGGSALIINLMMIGLLLNIGLRRYEY; encoded by the coding sequence ATGAAACTTTTCGGATTTCATTCCAGCCGCGATTTCGATATTCAGCTGCTGGCGGCGGTCCTGATCCTGGTCTGCATCGGCATCCTGGCGGTGTACAGCGCCACCCAGACCGATCAGCCCGGTTTCGAAGGGATCTGGTTAAAGCAGCTGGTGTCGCTGGCCATCGGCCTGGCGGCCCTGTTGGTGGCGGTGATCATTCCCTACCGCTATCTGGAGGCCTTCGCCTGGCCGATATACGGCCTGTCCCTGGTCCTGTTGGTAGTGGTTCTGCTGGGACCCAAACACATGAACACCCACCGCTGGATACGCCTGGGTGGGCAGATGTTCCAGCCTTCGGAGATCGCCAAGATGGCCACCATCTTTGCCCTGGCCAAGCTTATTTACAGGAAAGACCTGGGCCGGGCGGGATTTCTGGGGATCCTTCTGCCGCTGGCCATAGTGGTGGTACCCCTAGGGCTGGTGCTGGTCGAGCCGGACCTGGGTACCTCGCTTTCCTTCGGGGCGCTGTTCATCGCCATGATCTTCTGGCAGGGGTACCCGGTGAAGAACATCTTATACTTGCTATCGCCGATCCTTTCGATGGTGGCGGTGTTCTCCATGCCCAGCTGGATAGGCTTCATGATCCTGCTGTTGTTGTCGTTCTGGTTCTTCCGGATGAAGTTCAAGCATGCCTCCTGGATCTTGGTGCTGAACACGGTGATCGGAAGCATCACCCCCTTCCTGTGGCAGGGACTCAAGGATTACCAGAGGATGAGGGTCATGATATTCCTCAATCCCGGCATCGACCCCCGGGGGGCCGGCTGGCACGTCCTGCAGTCCAAGATCGCGGTGGGTTCCGGGGGCTTCTGGGGGCAGGGTTTTTTGGAGGGCACCCAGAAGAAGCTGTCGTTCCTGCCGGAACAGCACACCGATTTCATCTTCGCCACCTTCGGCGAGGAATTCGGTTTCATCGGCTGTTTTATCCTGCTGCTGCTGTTCTTCTGGCTGGTGTATCGCGGCATCGTCATCGCCCGGCAGGCCCGGAACCGCTTTGCCGGCCTGTCGGCGGTGGGCATCCTGTCCGTTTTGGGGTACCATGTGATACTGAATATCGGCATGGCCCTGGGAATTTTGCCGGTGACCGGGATCCCCCTGCCGTTCCTGAGCTTCGGCGGCTCGGCCCTGATCATCAACCTGATGATGATCGGTCTGCTGCTGAACATCGGCCTGCGAAGGTACGAATACTAA
- the lgt gene encoding prolipoprotein diacylglyceryl transferase: MLPTIFKIGPFTLHSYGLMLALAFLSAILLLEARAKKSGISKDVIMDFGLVVMIASVIGSRAFYVLSHWAGYAPRPLTALAVWEGGLTFYGGVLLAVPAGIIYLRKKGIAFWPLSDLAAPAFALGLGIGRLGCFLNGCCFGHPSSLPWAVRFPPDTAAGSAFTCALHPTQLYEAIFGFLAMASLLWLGKRKYFSGAMFCLFLGMYGVWRFGLDHFRYYEDSQLWLLGLTNNQWISLGLIVFALASSAILWKKQKVLKNK; the protein is encoded by the coding sequence ATGCTTCCCACCATTTTCAAGATCGGCCCCTTTACCTTGCACAGCTACGGACTGATGCTGGCGCTGGCATTTCTGTCGGCCATCCTGCTGCTGGAGGCAAGAGCCAAGAAATCAGGCATCTCCAAGGATGTCATCATGGACTTCGGATTGGTGGTAATGATAGCCTCGGTTATTGGCTCTCGGGCGTTCTACGTTTTAAGTCATTGGGCCGGATATGCGCCCCGGCCGCTGACGGCGCTGGCGGTGTGGGAGGGCGGGCTTACCTTTTACGGGGGCGTTCTGCTGGCGGTGCCGGCCGGGATCATCTATCTCCGGAAAAAAGGCATCGCCTTCTGGCCGCTGTCCGACCTGGCGGCCCCGGCCTTCGCCCTGGGCCTGGGCATCGGGCGGCTGGGATGCTTTTTGAACGGATGCTGTTTCGGCCACCCTTCATCCCTGCCCTGGGCGGTGAGATTTCCGCCCGATACCGCCGCCGGATCGGCCTTCACCTGTGCCTTGCATCCCACCCAGCTTTACGAGGCGATCTTCGGTTTTCTGGCCATGGCCTCACTGCTGTGGCTGGGGAAAAGAAAATATTTCTCCGGGGCGATGTTCTGTCTTTTCCTGGGGATGTACGGCGTTTGGCGTTTTGGGTTGGATCATTTTCGTTACTACGAAGACAGCCAGCTTTGGCTTCTGGGGCTTACCAATAATCAATGGATAAGCCTGGGATTGATCGTTTTTGCCCTAGCATCTTCAGCGATTCTCTGGAAGAAGCAGAAAGTGTTAAAAAATAAGTAA
- the glmM gene encoding phosphoglucosamine mutase — MSTHDKLMISVAGIRGVVGTSLTPELALKFAAAFGTFIGGGPVVLGRDSRLSGPVMEMAVEAGLRSVGCQVIRIGIVPTPTVQLMTRLLKAKGGIAITASHNPSQWNALKFVSSQGLFLSKGQGEKVIAFFKSGRFAYKKYDRLGDSKEYPNAIKDHVARILKLSFLDIPAIKRKKFKVVVDTCHGAGGPIFSLLLKELGCRGISLHNETSGKFSRPIEPQAQNLKELQKAVIAHKADIGFATDADVDRLSIVSDQGRAIGEEYSLALAARFMFAHFKTKAVTNLSTSRMIDDLAGQFKTSVIRTPVGEANVVGAMKKHRALIGGEGNGGIIIPQLNYARDASAGIALILQMLTEENIPLSQVAEKIPGYYMIKTTLTVKDPQKFLARAAKIFTQCKIDKRDGLKYIWPDAWVHIRASGTEPIVRVIAEAREEKQARILVRKINGGL; from the coding sequence TTGTCTACTCACGATAAACTGATGATCAGCGTGGCCGGGATCAGGGGTGTGGTCGGAACCAGCCTGACTCCCGAGCTGGCCCTGAAATTCGCCGCGGCCTTCGGAACCTTCATTGGGGGCGGACCGGTGGTGCTGGGGCGGGATTCCCGCCTGTCGGGTCCGGTGATGGAAATGGCGGTGGAGGCCGGCCTGCGTTCGGTGGGCTGCCAGGTGATCAGGATCGGCATCGTCCCCACCCCCACCGTCCAGCTGATGACCAGGCTTTTAAAAGCCAAGGGGGGCATCGCCATCACCGCCAGTCATAACCCCTCCCAGTGGAACGCCCTTAAATTCGTCTCCAGCCAGGGGCTGTTTTTAAGCAAAGGCCAGGGTGAAAAGGTCATCGCCTTTTTCAAGTCCGGCAGATTTGCCTATAAAAAATATGACCGGCTGGGCGACAGCAAAGAATATCCCAATGCCATCAAAGACCATGTGGCCAGGATACTCAAATTATCCTTTCTAGATATTCCAGCCATCAAAAGAAAGAAGTTCAAGGTGGTGGTGGACACCTGCCACGGGGCCGGCGGGCCGATATTCAGCCTGCTGCTTAAGGAACTGGGCTGCCGGGGCATCTCCCTGCACAACGAGACCAGCGGAAAGTTCTCCCGGCCCATCGAGCCGCAGGCCCAGAATCTGAAGGAACTTCAGAAGGCGGTCATCGCACACAAAGCCGACATCGGCTTTGCCACCGACGCCGATGTGGACCGGCTGTCCATAGTCTCCGACCAGGGCAGGGCCATCGGAGAGGAATATTCCCTGGCTTTGGCCGCCCGTTTCATGTTCGCGCATTTCAAGACCAAGGCCGTCACCAATCTCTCCACCAGCCGGATGATAGACGACCTGGCAGGCCAGTTCAAGACCAGCGTCATCCGCACCCCGGTGGGCGAGGCCAACGTGGTCGGCGCCATGAAAAAGCACCGGGCCCTTATCGGCGGCGAGGGCAACGGGGGGATAATCATCCCCCAGCTGAACTACGCCCGGGACGCCTCTGCCGGGATAGCCTTGATATTGCAGATGCTGACCGAGGAGAACATTCCACTATCACAGGTTGCCGAGAAAATTCCCGGATATTATATGATCAAGACCACCTTGACAGTGAAGGATCCCCAGAAGTTTTTGGCCCGGGCGGCCAAAATATTCACCCAATGTAAAATTGACAAAAGGGACGGCCTTAAATATATCTGGCCCGATGCCTGGGTGCATATCCGGGCCTCCGGCACTGAGCCGATAGTGCGGGTGATCGCCGAAGCGCGGGAGGAGAAGCAAGCCCGCATATTGGTCAGGAAGATAAACGGGGGATTGTAG
- the glmS gene encoding glutamine--fructose-6-phosphate transaminase (isomerizing) produces the protein MCGIVGYIGTKNCVPLIMEGLKRLEYRGYDSAGLALIKDGQLVIEKKAGKVADLAAMIEGKELSASLGIGHTRWATHGEPDDLNAHPHWDCKGEIAIIHNGIIENYATLKKKLVQDGHQIRTATDTEILVHLIEEMYKQTQDLFSAVRYALLEVEGTFGILVISPKEPDRIIAARRGSPLVIGVGEGENLIASDAAALVEHTRQVVYLNDDEMACITADSFYTKTIHDQEVVKQIEKITFSLEQIERGGYEHFMLKEINEQPTSLENAMRGRLMAKEGDVRLGGLHTVMGKLLNARRIIITSCGTSWHAALVGKYMLEQLGRIPVDVDYASEFRFRNPVIRPDDVVMVISQSGETADTLAALREAKSRGVPVLGIVNVVGSTIARETDAGVYIHAGPEIGVASTKAFTSQIAVLGQIAILLAKNRGLPQKTLANIAQDLADIPNKVRQVLLLDGQIRKIAQEFKNAENFLYLGRGSNFPTALEGALKLKEISYIHAEGYPAAEMKHGPIALIDENMPVVFIVPKDALYDKVVSNIQEVRARKGRVIAIANVDDNEIDHLAEFVIKVPRTYSYFGPIINSIPLQLLAYHIALLRGCNVDQPRNLAKSVTVE, from the coding sequence ATGTGCGGAATAGTCGGTTACATCGGAACCAAGAACTGCGTCCCCCTTATCATGGAGGGCCTGAAGCGCCTGGAATATCGGGGCTACGACTCGGCCGGCCTGGCTCTGATCAAGGACGGCCAGCTGGTCATCGAGAAGAAGGCCGGCAAGGTGGCCGACCTGGCGGCGATGATCGAGGGGAAGGAGTTATCCGCTTCTTTGGGGATCGGACACACCCGCTGGGCCACCCACGGCGAGCCGGATGACCTGAATGCCCATCCCCACTGGGACTGCAAGGGCGAGATAGCCATCATCCATAACGGGATCATCGAGAACTACGCCACCCTGAAGAAAAAACTGGTTCAGGACGGCCATCAGATCCGGACTGCCACCGATACCGAGATACTGGTCCACCTGATCGAGGAGATGTACAAGCAGACCCAGGATCTTTTCTCCGCCGTCAGATACGCCCTGCTGGAGGTGGAGGGCACCTTCGGCATTCTGGTGATATCTCCCAAAGAGCCGGACAGGATCATCGCCGCCCGCCGGGGCAGCCCCCTGGTGATCGGGGTGGGGGAGGGCGAGAACCTGATCGCCTCCGATGCCGCCGCCCTGGTGGAACACACCCGGCAGGTGGTCTATCTTAATGACGACGAGATGGCCTGCATTACGGCCGACTCGTTCTATACCAAGACCATTCATGACCAGGAGGTGGTCAAGCAGATCGAAAAGATCACCTTTTCCCTGGAACAGATAGAACGGGGAGGCTATGAGCATTTTATGCTCAAGGAGATAAACGAACAGCCGACCTCCCTGGAGAACGCCATGCGGGGCCGCCTGATGGCTAAAGAAGGCGACGTTCGGCTGGGGGGCCTGCACACGGTGATGGGCAAACTTTTGAACGCCCGGCGGATAATCATCACCTCCTGCGGCACCTCCTGGCATGCCGCCCTGGTGGGCAAGTATATGCTGGAACAGCTGGGCCGGATCCCGGTGGATGTGGATTACGCTTCGGAATTCCGGTTCCGCAATCCGGTCATCCGGCCGGACGATGTGGTGATGGTCATCAGCCAGAGCGGCGAGACCGCCGACACCCTGGCTGCCCTGCGGGAGGCCAAATCCAGGGGGGTTCCGGTGCTGGGGATCGTCAACGTGGTGGGCAGCACCATCGCCCGGGAGACCGACGCCGGGGTATATATTCACGCCGGGCCGGAGATAGGAGTGGCCTCCACCAAGGCCTTTACCTCGCAGATAGCCGTGCTGGGCCAGATAGCGATCCTGTTGGCCAAGAACCGGGGTCTGCCGCAAAAGACCCTGGCCAATATCGCCCAGGACCTGGCCGACATCCCCAACAAAGTCCGCCAGGTGCTTTTACTGGACGGCCAGATCAGGAAGATAGCCCAGGAGTTCAAAAATGCCGAGAATTTTCTCTATCTGGGCCGGGGCAGCAATTTTCCCACCGCCCTGGAGGGAGCCCTGAAGCTGAAAGAGATCTCCTACATCCATGCCGAGGGCTACCCGGCCGCCGAGATGAAACACGGCCCCATCGCCCTGATTGACGAGAACATGCCGGTGGTCTTTATAGTGCCCAAGGACGCCCTGTACGACAAGGTGGTCAGCAACATCCAGGAGGTGCGGGCCCGCAAAGGCCGGGTGATCGCCATTGCCAACGTCGATGACAACGAGATAGACCATCTGGCCGAGTTCGTGATCAAGGTCCCCCGGACCTACAGCTATTTCGGCCCCATCATCAACAGCATCCCCCTGCAATTGCTGGCCTATCATATCGCCTTGCTCCGGGGCTGCAATGTGGACCAGCCAAGAAACCTGGCCAAGAGCGTGACCGTGGAATAG
- a CDS encoding adenylate/guanylate cyclase domain-containing protein, with protein sequence MKTDKKAYGRYLGEETSARFFAGELSQNEKEQALRRLSELTRVFWSYLPGGIRRHAQKLHGGAKVEQALLLADVTGFTALSERLSRIGREGAEEVTGIINSYFAPLIKIVHNYGGDVVYFGGDAFSAGFESVEGEPSPSHLRALQAAFEMQELVKNFTEIKTSAGAFPISLHLALHFGPTQIFSVGRRDLDLEYFMAGRVTNYASQLEDLSSGAELLISRELYDKAKTKITAEPAQGNTYKLVKVNEKVGHLEAAGREETEDIERSIEHLEAIRPYFSSWLTQRIMADPKSGGVAGEHRRVTMLFLNVWGVDFDDDQQAISKAQNYFSVLQEVVERYGGLVNKVDFSSQGHKVLVLFGAHIAHENDEERALLCALEMLGREEFGYGGVKQKFGVNSGYVFAGTVGSALRREFTVMGDEVNLAARLMSSAGEQELLATAAIQRKNSGKFGFKNLGEREFKGKKHPITIYQVSKRDETGEDVFAKWMTESKAMVGRQKEKELLNSAVEKGISGQGQIISVVGEAGIGKSRLSRELIQNWAERGYSFFVGNCQSYGAAISYLPWADLLKSYLGIKEADPMEAKTSRIHKMLGIIDPALKDWAPIIGEVVGVPMPESELTKSLDAKLRQQRLFDLVLDIFSWGAAQEPLLLIIEDLHWADGASLGLLNYVARNIGDKPIVLCLVYRPIEAKHEFAGKEYHSQMTLKELSREESLELVKTLLDIQGMPPELEQLILKKSQGNPFFVEEVVKSLIEQEVVAEKDGQWRVVATDIAKINIPDTVQGVIMSRIDRLPAETREVLQISSVIGREFDQHVLQAIYPKKVEINPHLKSLRGLDLVLSEQEGSYYFKHIMTQEVAYDSLPFSRRRELHNNIGDHIELSNEDKIEEALELLSHHYFHAQNWEPAFFYSVEAGDKAKKAYANQEALAHYDRALEVFDKMVEAGMLPELTRRIQEELKQKEAEAVN encoded by the coding sequence ATGAAAACAGACAAGAAAGCCTATGGCCGGTATCTGGGAGAGGAGACCTCCGCCAGATTTTTTGCCGGGGAACTTTCCCAAAACGAAAAGGAACAGGCCTTGCGCCGGCTGTCCGAATTGACCCGGGTCTTTTGGTCCTATCTGCCGGGCGGCATCAGGAGGCATGCCCAAAAGCTCCATGGCGGGGCCAAGGTGGAGCAGGCCCTGCTGCTGGCCGATGTCACCGGCTTCACGGCGCTGTCCGAGAGGCTGTCCCGCATCGGACGGGAGGGGGCCGAGGAGGTCACCGGGATCATCAACAGCTATTTTGCCCCGCTGATAAAGATCGTCCACAACTACGGCGGAGATGTGGTCTACTTCGGCGGCGATGCTTTCAGCGCCGGCTTCGAGTCGGTGGAGGGCGAGCCCTCGCCCAGCCATCTCCGGGCGCTGCAGGCCGCTTTTGAGATGCAGGAGCTGGTCAAGAATTTTACCGAGATCAAGACCTCGGCCGGGGCCTTCCCCATCAGCCTGCACCTGGCCCTGCATTTCGGTCCCACCCAGATATTCAGCGTGGGCCGGCGCGACCTGGACCTGGAATATTTCATGGCCGGGCGGGTCACCAACTATGCCTCCCAGCTGGAGGACCTATCCTCCGGGGCAGAACTATTGATCAGCCGGGAACTTTATGATAAGGCCAAGACCAAGATAACCGCCGAACCCGCCCAGGGCAATACTTATAAACTTGTCAAAGTGAACGAAAAAGTCGGCCATCTGGAAGCGGCCGGACGGGAGGAGACGGAGGATATCGAGCGGTCCATCGAGCATCTGGAGGCGATCCGCCCTTATTTCTCAAGCTGGCTGACACAAAGGATCATGGCCGATCCCAAGTCCGGAGGCGTGGCCGGGGAGCATCGCCGGGTGACCATGCTGTTCCTGAACGTCTGGGGGGTGGATTTCGACGATGACCAGCAGGCCATTTCCAAGGCCCAGAATTATTTCTCGGTCCTGCAGGAGGTGGTGGAGAGATATGGCGGGCTGGTCAACAAGGTGGATTTCAGTTCCCAGGGCCACAAGGTGCTGGTTTTGTTCGGGGCCCATATCGCCCATGAGAACGACGAGGAACGGGCCCTGCTGTGCGCTCTGGAGATGCTGGGCCGCGAGGAGTTCGGTTATGGCGGGGTCAAGCAAAAATTCGGGGTCAACAGCGGCTATGTCTTCGCCGGAACGGTCGGCTCGGCCCTGCGCCGGGAGTTCACCGTGATGGGCGACGAGGTCAACCTGGCGGCCCGCCTGATGTCATCGGCCGGGGAGCAGGAACTGTTGGCCACCGCCGCCATCCAGCGGAAGAACTCGGGAAAATTCGGATTCAAGAACCTGGGCGAGAGGGAGTTCAAGGGCAAGAAGCACCCCATCACCATATATCAGGTAAGCAAAAGGGATGAAACCGGCGAGGACGTCTTTGCCAAGTGGATGACTGAATCCAAGGCCATGGTGGGCCGCCAGAAGGAAAAGGAACTGTTGAACAGCGCCGTGGAGAAAGGCATCTCCGGGCAGGGCCAGATAATCTCGGTGGTGGGCGAGGCCGGCATCGGAAAATCCAGGCTGTCCCGGGAGCTGATCCAAAACTGGGCCGAGCGGGGATACTCTTTCTTCGTCGGCAACTGCCAGTCCTACGGCGCGGCCATCTCCTACCTGCCCTGGGCCGATCTGCTGAAGAGCTATCTGGGGATAAAGGAGGCCGACCCCATGGAGGCCAAGACCTCCCGGATCCACAAAATGCTGGGGATCATCGACCCGGCTCTCAAGGACTGGGCCCCGATCATCGGCGAGGTGGTGGGTGTGCCCATGCCGGAGAGCGAGCTGACCAAATCGCTGGATGCCAAGCTCAGACAGCAGAGATTGTTCGATCTGGTGCTGGATATCTTCAGCTGGGGGGCGGCCCAGGAGCCGCTGCTGCTGATAATCGAGGACCTGCACTGGGCCGACGGGGCCTCGCTGGGGCTGCTGAACTACGTGGCCCGCAATATCGGAGACAAGCCCATAGTGCTGTGCCTGGTCTATCGGCCCATCGAGGCCAAGCACGAATTCGCCGGCAAGGAATACCACAGCCAGATGACCCTCAAGGAGCTGAGCCGGGAGGAGAGCCTGGAGCTGGTGAAGACCCTGCTGGATATCCAAGGGATGCCGCCGGAACTGGAGCAGTTGATCCTGAAAAAATCCCAGGGCAACCCCTTCTTCGTGGAGGAGGTGGTCAAATCCCTGATCGAACAGGAAGTGGTGGCCGAGAAGGACGGCCAGTGGCGGGTGGTCGCGACCGACATCGCCAAGATCAACATTCCGGACACCGTTCAGGGGGTGATCATGAGCCGTATCGACCGCCTGCCGGCCGAGACCCGGGAGGTGCTTCAGATCTCTTCAGTGATAGGTCGCGAGTTCGACCAGCATGTTTTGCAGGCGATATATCCCAAGAAGGTCGAGATAAATCCCCACCTCAAAAGCCTGAGAGGCCTGGACCTGGTGCTGTCGGAGCAGGAGGGCAGTTATTATTTCAAGCACATCATGACCCAGGAGGTGGCCTACGACAGCCTGCCGTTCAGCCGCCGGCGGGAACTGCACAACAATATCGGCGACCATATAGAGCTTTCCAATGAGGACAAGATAGAAGAGGCTCTGGAATTATTGTCGCACCATTATTTTCATGCCCAGAACTGGGAGCCGGCCTTCTTCTATTCGGTGGAGGCCGGGGACAAAGCCAAGAAAGCCTACGCCAACCAGGAGGCCCTGGCCCATTACGACCGGGCGCTGGAGGTGTTCGACAAGATGGTGGAGGCCGGGATGCTGCCCGAGCTGACCCGCCGCATCCAGGAGGAGCTGAAGCAGAAGGAAGCGGAGGCGGTCAATTAG